AGAGGCATTGGCCCGTCAGTTTTCCACGGCGATCCAAGCGGCGAGAAGGGAGGAGCAAAGATGAAAATAACAAAGTTTGAAACGTTCATTGTTCCGCCTCGCTGGCTATTTTTAAAAATTGAAACGGATGAAGGGATTGTTGGCTGGGGTGAGCCCATTATTGAGGGACGAGCCGCTACCGTTGAAGCGGCAGTCCATGAATTAAGCGACTACCTGATTGGGAAGGATCCGTTGCGGATTGAAGATCATTGGCAAACGTTGTACCGTAGCGGTTTTTACCGCGGGGGCCCAATTTTAATGAGCGCGATTGCGGGCATCGATCAAGCCCTGTGGGATATTAAAGGTAAGTTCCATAACGCTCCGATCTATCAATTGTTAGGCGGAGCTTGCCGTGATTCGATTCGTGTTTACTCGTGGATTGGCGGAGATCGCCCGAACGATGTGGGGACGGCAGCTAAAGAGGCTCAGCAAGCTGGTTTTTCAGCGGTAAAAATGAATGCGAGCGAGGAGCTGCAATACGTTGATTCATACGCAAAAGTGGACCAGGTTGTGGAACGAATCAGCGCGGTTCGCGAAGCAGTTGGGGCGGATTTTGGGATCGGAATCGATTTTCACGGACGGGTCCATAAACCGATGGCAAAAATCCTTGCAAAAGAGTTAGAGCCGTTTCGTCCAATGTTCATCGAGGAACCCGTGTTAGCGGAAAATAATGAAGCGTTGCGCGAGATTGCTCAGCATACGCATATTCCAATCGCGACGGGGGAGCGAATGTTTTCGCGTTGGGAATTCAAACCGCTGTTGCAGGATGGCTATGTTGATATTATTCAACCTGATTTATCGCATGCGGGCGGAATTACGGAATGCAAAAAGATTGCAGCCATGGCGGAAGCGTATGATGTTGCTGTCGCGTTTCATTGTCCACTCGGGCCTATTGCCCTCGCTGCTTGTTTGCAAGTCGACGCAACCGCGCATAACGCGTTTATTCAAGAGCAAAGTTTGGGGATCCACTATAACGAGGGCAGCGATCTGCTGGATTATGTCGTTGATCGGTCTGTTTTCGATTATGAACAAGGCTTTGTTCGCATCCCACAAGGACCCGGCTTGGGAGTCGAGATCGATGAGGAACATGTTCGGAAAATGGCGAAGCAAGGTCACAAATGGAAAAACCCCGTTTGGAGACACGCGGATGGATCGGTTGCTGAATGGTAAAAAGGGAGGTATTGGTGGATTGATGGGATCATGGAAAGTCGTTGTAACCGATTTTGATTATGCTGATGTACACCCGGAGGAAGAGGTACTTGACCGTCTAGGGATTACCTTGATAAAAGCGCAATGTCGCTCGGAAGCGGACGTGATTGAAATATGCAAAGACGCCGATGGGGTTCTGACGCAATACGCCCCGTTTACGCGGGAAGTGATCGAGCAGTTAGATAAGTGTAAAGTGATTTCTCGCTATGGAATCGGCGTCGATACCGTTGATTTGGCGGCCGCAACGGAAAAAGGGATTATCGTTAGTAATGTAACTGATTACTGTATCGATGAAGTATCCGATCATGCGATGGCTTTTTTATTGGCATGCGCTCGTAAAACTGTTGTGTATAATCAAGCAGTCAAACAAGGCGTTTGGGATTATAAAGTCGGGATGCCGATGTTTCGCTTGCGCGGTAGGGCGCTCGGGTTAGTAGGACTTGGTAGAATTCCACAACAAGTCGCTAGAAAAGCGCAAGCTTTTGGCATGAGGGTGATCGCTTATGATCCGTATTTGCCAGAGCATGTCGCGCGCGATTTGAATGTGGAGCTGGTCGATCTGAACACGCTTTGCGAGCAGGCCGATTTTATTTCCATCCATACACCGCTGACGGAAGCGACGCGAGGCTTCATTGGACCTGAACAATTCCGACGAATGAAACCGGAGGCGGTGATCATCAATACCGCTCGTGGACCGATCATTAATGAGCAAGCAATGATCAACGCTTTAGAAAGCGGAGCGATCGCTGGGGCGGGGTTGGACGTATTGGAGCAAGAACCAATTCCCGCGGATCATCCGTTTATGAAGATGGACCAGGTGATCTTGAACCCGCACGCTGCCTGGCATTCCAATGAAGCGCAGGAAGAATTAAAGCGCAAAGTAGCGGAAAACGTCGTGGACGTTTTGTCAGGTTACTGGCCGCGTTATCTCGTCAATCGAGAGGTACGAGAGAAAGTGAAATTGAAGGAGAAAAGCCCAACATCGGAGTAGATACGATGTTGGGCTTTTTGGATTTGTGGTGGCCGCGATGGGCGGTCAGAATCGCGCTTTGATCCGGAGTCTCATGACGCGCGCTCACGTTTATTTGAAAGCATCGGGTTCTGATCGACACCATCACGACGCGCTACCGCTACTTTTTCAAGGAATCGCGTCTTGATCAAGCAACCATTTTTGCTAGGTCAAAAAAATTCAGCTCCAGGTCACAAAAAGTAGCGTTAGCTCACAAAAATCGCGCGGCTGGTCACGAAATTTTTCCTCTTGCTCACATCGAGGGAATCAATACAAATAGGGGCTGCTTAAATTTCGACCTCAACGCTGTCAATACGAATCCTTTCAACCTTAGAAATATCAATCGGCTCGGGTGAAGTGAATTTTACGATTACTTGATCCTTTTCAGTAAAGCTGATCATTGAGTCAAAGGCTAAAAGACTGCCATCGGTCATTTTTGCTTCCACTGTTATTGTGTCATCTTTATCAAATTTACCATTTCCATATAAACTAACACCAAGCGGCGAAACGGTGATTTGATGCGCGGTCCAGGTTCTAAATTCCCGTTGAAAGTCTTTGGACCACTCATTTCCAACGGATTTGATCTTAAATGTGGTGTTCCAGTTTCCTCTACTGTTGTTACCATTAAAATAGAAGTTGCCCATAAGCGAAAACTGATTTAGATCGAGATGCTCGATATTAAAAACATATTCGTTATACTCATTTCCGTAACCGGTTTTTCCAACTGGATCAAGTCCAAAACTAACACTTGATGAGTAGATTTTATTACCCAAGTCATCGGTAAGATAAAAATGACCGTGACTATCAATATCATTTCCCGTCCATTTTACTTGAATATGAAGACGATTATCGATGATTCCGAGATTAGATATGCGCATAAAGTCTATTTCTGGAAGAGTCCACTTAATCTCACCAGGTTTCAAAACTTGGACAGTTCCCTGTCTCTTTAATTCATTATACAATTCGCCACCTCCGCCAGGAATATTGTCCATGTCTAGAGGAATCGTTTCAACGTTTTTCGCTTCTACCTCTGTCCAATTGGCATCGACCCGAATATCTTCAAATTTTTGTTTGTGACTTAGAAAAGTTTGCGCTTGAAAGCGCGCTTTTTTATTGTTGAGATCTTTTCCTCCGTTAGCTTGAATCCGTAATGTAGCCGTTTTCGTTGTTTCATCATAATCAACTATTTGGCTATTGAACATGGATGCCCCGATTAATGAGTAATCATAGAGATCAAGTGTTTCATCGATTCGGTCTCCGACAAGATCCTGCATCGTCACGTAAATAACAGCCATTTCATTATCATTCATTGCAGCAATGACATCCATTTTAATACCATCATCCTCACTGCTCGCTTCGATAGGGTGAAGATAGAGCGCTATTTGTGGACTAACAAAGGATAATAAATGATTAAAAGCGGGTATGGTTGCGGCCCCAACGCCAATTGTAAGCGCGAGAAATAAAGAGGCTGCCAATGGAAATGTTACCATTTTCTTAAATCTCATTCTTGGTTGCTCCTTATTAGCCAACTTCACGCCAAGGCGCACTTTACTGTGTAATTCTTTCGGGATCTTTATTTTCTCTAGCTCCTGTTTTAGTTTATTCATGTGAGTTAACCTCCTTCAAGTCCTTTCGCAATTTTGCTAAGGCTCGGTATAGAATTGATTTTGCAGTCCCAAGCGGTATGTCCAATGCTTCGGCTATTTCCTTGAATGTGTGATCGTGATAAAACCTTAGTAGTACCACGCTTTTTTCATCCTCGCGCAACGTGTCAATTAGTTCTTGCAAGGTAAGGGAAAGTGGAATGTCTTCATCCTCTGAACTGATCATTTGTTCAATTTCAGGTTTAAGATGGACCACTTTTTGGTTTCTTCGAACAGTATTAATTGCGCAATTTATTGTAATACGGATAAGCCACGTTTTTAGATACTCTGGATTTTTCAACGATCGGATCTTTTTAAAAGACTGATAAGCGACATCCTGCGCAATATCTAAGGCATCATCTTCATTTTTTACATAGATAAAAGCTGTTCGGTAAACTTCAATCTCATACATTTGAAAAAGCTTTAGAAAGGCTTTGGCGTCCCCCTTTTGGGATTTTTCCACTAAACGAATCATTGTATTTCACCCCTCTCTTTGCGCGATTCACATCTATTAGACAAACGAATGCATCATTTGGCTTAAGATAGATTTTAAAAATAGCTCTAAGTGTATACTTTTATCACTGCTCATCCGTTGTATAAGTGTAGGGAGGAAGAACGATGAAAAAAGAAGATGCGCTTGCCTCCTACTTGCTCAACTTAGGAGAGGAAGTGTTACGGTTATTGCAAATGAGAGGATCCAGAAAAGAAGATGCGGAGGATATCATTCAAAATACGTTTTACAAAGTGTATACATTGTTGGATGAGTTGACGGAGGTGAACATCCGACCTTGGTTTTTTAGAGTGGCGCTGAACGAGCATATCGATTTCATGAGAAAAAAGGAGCAGCAGAACATTTACATTACGGATGAAATGTTCGCGATGTTGCAACATACGGATCGCGCGTTTGACGCTTTTTTAAATAAGGACGAGATTGTCTATCTTTTAAAGGATATCAAACAAGAGCACAAAGAAATTTTCTTTTTGAAGTATTATTACGATCTTTCGTATGAAGAGATTGCCACGATGCTGGATATAAAAGTAAACAATGTGAAACAAAGATTGTACCGGGCGCGGCAATCCATTCGATCAACCATAGGAGGGAGAACATAGATGGAAACATCATCGTTGAAAAGCGCGTTAAAGAAAGCCAAGCGAAAACAATTACTAAAAACGATCATTATCTCGACATTGGTTGTACTAATTTCAATCCCAGTTCTTTATAAAACGGGGAATCATTTTGCGGCAAAAGGTTCCGCGAAACTTCATAATAAACTTTTTTTGTATCATCAAATTGCCCAGCCGAACGTTAACATTGATTCTCAAGTGACCAGTAGTTCCTCCACGTTTGGCGGCAACATCACAACGAATCGATCTAAAAATATTAATGGCTACATCGTCCCGTGGAGTACGTTGACAAGTCCATACGATTGGATTCGAAGTAGTATTGATTTTAACGAAATAATTCCAAGTTTATATTGGTCGGATACACAATATTATGAGTACGATAAACAAACAAAGAATAAATCAGCGACCTTTTATCATCCTGAAAACGAAAAATATTCTTCGATTCCAAATGAATTAGCGGGGGTTACCCAACTCGACAATCATGTCGCAGAGGTGGCGATTTCCTTCGATCAGCCGTACACGTTTCAAGAAATTCAGGCGCAAATTCCCAACAACTTAAACACCGTTTGGCTGTATTTAACATCGGAAATGAGAGATGAAAAAATGGGACCTGTGGGTATGCCTGTTTATGGATTTAATCCGGGAGATGAGCCGGACGAGGCGTATGGAAGTTTTGTGAAGGCGTTGCAGCAATATGATCCGAAGGGTCATATTGAAGGGATTCAACAATTTTTAGAAATGAACAAAGACAAATCATTCGATGAGGTAAAAGTGTTAGGGATGATGCTGACGGGTCAAACGCAAAATTTCAAAGCGTTAGAAAATCAGGATTTCATCCGCGCCGCCTCTGTCGGAGCTACCGCCCCGATTGTTCCGTATATCGAGCCAGAGAAATAAAACAAACAAGGGTTGCCCGCCGAGGACAACCCTTGTTCTTGTTCCTATATTAAGCTTCTGTTTTTTCCGGCCGATTCAAAAGGGTAAGGATAAAGAAGAAGACGTAGCTGAGCAGCAAGATCACCCCGCCGCCGATGTAGACGATTAATTCTACCGCTTTCGGTATTTCAAACGGTTTGACCATAAATAGCCACATGCCAATCGTAAGGCCGCTCGAACCGATGATCGCGCTCCAAAAATGAAGTTTGATAAGCATCGTTTCGGTCGTTTGGAAAACTTTATAATAGACAGCCCAGGCGAACAAGCTTAACCAACCGACAACGAGAATATGAGCGTGGACAGGTCGGAACGCATAGGAACCTGAGCCCGCCATATGAGCGCCTAAAATGGCCCCGATCAACCCGAACAGCGCCGAAAATCGTAGTAAAGTTTGACTGTAATGATTCATCAAATATGTCCTCCGTTTACATTATTAATATAAACAATGTTTCTACTATCAATATACTGTATATATGTGAACGGAAGATGAATTCAATGTTTTTAAATGTGCTGCAAATCTTCTTTTGGCTCAATTGGTAACTCAACGATAAAGGTTGTTCCCTCTTTTTCCTTACTGGTTACCTGAATCTGCCCATTATGTAGCTGAACGATCGTGGCGACGATGGATAGCCCTAATCCAGTCCCTTCCATTGTTCGTGTCCGAGAACTGTCTGCGCGATAAAAGCGTTCAAAGATGCGTTCCAATTCCGTTTGCGAGAGTCCAATTCCCGTATCTTCAACTTTAATCGAAACCGTTGTTGCTGTTTTGTGAATGGAAACGTCCATGCTGCCATCCGCCTGATTATATTTGATCGCATTTGTTAGTAGGTTGTCCCAAACCGTATTGAGTAACGATGGATCCCCATAGATTTCGGTGTCGGGTAACGAGTAGCTAAGCATGATCCCTTTTTCGCTAATCAGCCATTGATAGCTACGAATCAACTCTTTCCATTGGTCACTCACATTAAAATGCGTTTTTCTAAGAATATCTTCATTCCGATCCAAAGAAGCGAGCAACAACAGTTGTTTCGTTAATGTAGATAGACGTTGAATTTCAGCGTTTGTAATCGCCACGTACTGACTTCTTTCTTTTCCGACCACCGTTTCTTTCTCTAAAAGGTTTACATACCCTTTTATATTGGATAGCGGAGATTGAATATCATGAGAGATGTTTGAGATGAATTCCTTTCGCATGTCTTCTATTTGTTCCAGTTTGTTGGCCATTCTCAAAAAGCTTTGGGCTAGCTCGCCCAATTCATCTTGTCTCGCGATATCAAGTTCAACTTGGAAGTCGCCGCGGGATAAATGGGTCGTCGCTTTGGTAAGTTTGGCGATGGGATTGACAAGAAATTTGGCGCTGATGACAACCATCAGGATGCTTAGCGTGGTTGAGAAGATGATCAGTAAGCCA
This genomic window from Ammoniphilus oxalaticus contains:
- the dgoD gene encoding galactonate dehydratase, giving the protein MKITKFETFIVPPRWLFLKIETDEGIVGWGEPIIEGRAATVEAAVHELSDYLIGKDPLRIEDHWQTLYRSGFYRGGPILMSAIAGIDQALWDIKGKFHNAPIYQLLGGACRDSIRVYSWIGGDRPNDVGTAAKEAQQAGFSAVKMNASEELQYVDSYAKVDQVVERISAVREAVGADFGIGIDFHGRVHKPMAKILAKELEPFRPMFIEEPVLAENNEALREIAQHTHIPIATGERMFSRWEFKPLLQDGYVDIIQPDLSHAGGITECKKIAAMAEAYDVAVAFHCPLGPIALAACLQVDATAHNAFIQEQSLGIHYNEGSDLLDYVVDRSVFDYEQGFVRIPQGPGLGVEIDEEHVRKMAKQGHKWKNPVWRHADGSVAEW
- a CDS encoding C-terminal binding protein — protein: MGSWKVVVTDFDYADVHPEEEVLDRLGITLIKAQCRSEADVIEICKDADGVLTQYAPFTREVIEQLDKCKVISRYGIGVDTVDLAAATEKGIIVSNVTDYCIDEVSDHAMAFLLACARKTVVYNQAVKQGVWDYKVGMPMFRLRGRALGLVGLGRIPQQVARKAQAFGMRVIAYDPYLPEHVARDLNVELVDLNTLCEQADFISIHTPLTEATRGFIGPEQFRRMKPEAVIINTARGPIINEQAMINALESGAIAGAGLDVLEQEPIPADHPFMKMDQVILNPHAAWHSNEAQEELKRKVAENVVDVLSGYWPRYLVNREVREKVKLKEKSPTSE
- a CDS encoding DUF4179 domain-containing protein, yielding MNKLKQELEKIKIPKELHSKVRLGVKLANKEQPRMRFKKMVTFPLAASLFLALTIGVGAATIPAFNHLLSFVSPQIALYLHPIEASSEDDGIKMDVIAAMNDNEMAVIYVTMQDLVGDRIDETLDLYDYSLIGASMFNSQIVDYDETTKTATLRIQANGGKDLNNKKARFQAQTFLSHKQKFEDIRVDANWTEVEAKNVETIPLDMDNIPGGGGELYNELKRQGTVQVLKPGEIKWTLPEIDFMRISNLGIIDNRLHIQVKWTGNDIDSHGHFYLTDDLGNKIYSSSVSFGLDPVGKTGYGNEYNEYVFNIEHLDLNQFSLMGNFYFNGNNSRGNWNTTFKIKSVGNEWSKDFQREFRTWTAHQITVSPLGVSLYGNGKFDKDDTITVEAKMTDGSLLAFDSMISFTEKDQVIVKFTSPEPIDISKVERIRIDSVEVEI
- a CDS encoding sigma-70 family RNA polymerase sigma factor, encoding MIRLVEKSQKGDAKAFLKLFQMYEIEVYRTAFIYVKNEDDALDIAQDVAYQSFKKIRSLKNPEYLKTWLIRITINCAINTVRRNQKVVHLKPEIEQMISSEDEDIPLSLTLQELIDTLREDEKSVVLLRFYHDHTFKEIAEALDIPLGTAKSILYRALAKLRKDLKEVNSHE
- a CDS encoding RNA polymerase sigma factor produces the protein MKKEDALASYLLNLGEEVLRLLQMRGSRKEDAEDIIQNTFYKVYTLLDELTEVNIRPWFFRVALNEHIDFMRKKEQQNIYITDEMFAMLQHTDRAFDAFLNKDEIVYLLKDIKQEHKEIFFLKYYYDLSYEEIATMLDIKVNNVKQRLYRARQSIRSTIGGRT
- a CDS encoding sigma factor regulator N-terminal domain-containing protein, with protein sequence METSSLKSALKKAKRKQLLKTIIISTLVVLISIPVLYKTGNHFAAKGSAKLHNKLFLYHQIAQPNVNIDSQVTSSSSTFGGNITTNRSKNINGYIVPWSTLTSPYDWIRSSIDFNEIIPSLYWSDTQYYEYDKQTKNKSATFYHPENEKYSSIPNELAGVTQLDNHVAEVAISFDQPYTFQEIQAQIPNNLNTVWLYLTSEMRDEKMGPVGMPVYGFNPGDEPDEAYGSFVKALQQYDPKGHIEGIQQFLEMNKDKSFDEVKVLGMMLTGQTQNFKALENQDFIRAASVGATAPIVPYIEPEK
- a CDS encoding sensor histidine kinase, yielding MRSLYGKFMIVTFGIMIASGLLSFMLANAYYQHQLKPENDQKNTELALQVVSFIEQNPDLDLEAYLHSLAAVGYQLHLVQESGDSLFFGGPFRDKSLPVSIEKRVLNGDIYHGILHFPQETFVTGFFANELRNTIGVPLTFHGQQYALFLRPSIEFLFREMRSLFGLLIIFSTTLSILMVVISAKFLVNPIAKLTKATTHLSRGDFQVELDIARQDELGELAQSFLRMANKLEQIEDMRKEFISNISHDIQSPLSNIKGYVNLLEKETVVGKERSQYVAITNAEIQRLSTLTKQLLLLASLDRNEDILRKTHFNVSDQWKELIRSYQWLISEKGIMLSYSLPDTEIYGDPSLLNTVWDNLLTNAIKYNQADGSMDVSIHKTATTVSIKVEDTGIGLSQTELERIFERFYRADSSRTRTMEGTGLGLSIVATIVQLHNGQIQVTSKEKEGTTFIVELPIEPKEDLQHI